GGACGTGCGGGTCACCGACACGTCGCTGCGCGACGGCTCGCACCACAAGCGGCACCAGTTCACCGCCGATGAGGTGCGGGCGATTGTCGCGGCGCTGGACGGCGCTGGCGTGCCGGTCATCGAAGTGACCCACGGCGACGGGCTCGGAGGATCCTCGTTCAACTACGGGTTTTCGAAAACGCCTGAGCAGGAACTGATCAAGCTCGCCGCGGAGACCGCGACGAATGCCAAGATCGCCTTCCTGATGTTGCCCGGTGTGGGCACCAAGGAAGACATCATCGAGGCGCAGGGCAACGGCGGGTCGATCTGTCGTATCGCCACCCACTGCACCGAGGCCGACGTTTCGATCCAGCACTTCGGACTGGCTCGTGAGCGCGGACTGGAAACCGTTGGCTTCCTGATGATGTCGCACACGATCTCTCCGGAGAAGCTGGCAAAGCAGGCGCGGATCATGGCCGACGCCGGATGCCAGTGCGTGTATGTGGTGGACTCCGCGGGCGCGTTGGTACTCGACGGTGTGGCCGACCGGGTGGCCGCGGTGGTCGCCGAGCTCGGCAACGATGCGCAGGTCGGTTTTCATGGGCACGAGAACCTGGGCCTGGGTGTCGCCAACTCGATCGAGGCGGTGCGTGCGGGCGCAAAGCAGATCGACGGCAGCACAAGGCGCTTCGGCGCAGGCGCGGGCAATGCTCCGGTCGAAGCGCTGATCGGCGTGTTCGACAAGATCGGCGTGAAGACGGGTATCGACTTCTTCGATATCGCCGATGCCGCCGAAGAGGTCGTCGCACCCGCGATGCCGACGGAGTGCCTGCTGGACCGCAATGCGTTGATCATGGGCTACAGCGGGGTGTACTCCAGCTTCCTCAAGCACGCCATCCGGCAGGGTGAACGCTATGGTGTGCCCGCCCATCAACTGCTGCACCGGGCCGGGGAGCGAAAGCTAATCGGTGGGCAAGAGGATCAGCTAATCGACATCGCGCTGGAGATTCAGCGGGAGAACGCCGAGAAGAAGTAGTCGGCAGCCTACGCACCGCGTCAAGCCGCGGGCGAACGCTTCGGCACGTAGAGGCGGCGGCACAGAGCTCTGTCTGGCCCATGCTGGGCTCCAGGACACGCTCTGCCGCCAGTTCGTTCTTCGCGGGCACTTCGATACCGTCCGGACAATTCGGGCGTTGTACGGCGCTCTTGCGGTATCTCGTGGCGCCGCGCCATGGCACAGGGCCGGCACCGTGCGAGGATCTCGCCGGCAGAGGTGGCTGCGGGGGCTTAGCCAGTTCGCGCTGGTCGATCGTGAGACCGATGGGCAAGCCCTGCTCGGTGGCTACCACCGAAATCGAGCCGGTACGGGATCGCACCGAACGCTGCGAGGACCTTGCCATCTCGCTTAAGCTGCTGGTTGAGTGCGGGGGTTTATTCGGTTGGGTAACCAGTCTTGATACCCGTGCGCTAGCTACTGAGTACCATCGAACTCTACGACGATTCGGCGATTGAGGAAGGGGAGGGGGACGTTGCCCAAGCAAGATCGTGGTGCACCGGCCCGTCCTCCGTGGTTGCCCGAAGAAGACGAACAACGAGGCTTTCTCCGTTCGTTGAGGCGCAAGAAGCGCAACGCCGGGGAGGACGAGTCGAACGAGGATTCGTTAACCCACGAGACTGAGCGCCCCTCCACACCCCGGGTTCCCGCCCAGGAATCGATCGCCGAAACCTCCCGGGAGGAGCATGCTCCCGACCTGACCGCCGAGGAAAAGGCCAACGGCGCCAAGCCGGTACCCGATGTCTCGAAGTACTACACCCCGCCGCGCCCGCCCGAGCCCGTAGAAGAGGCATCGCCGGAGACCGACTGGAGTGCCATAGTCCAGAGCCCTGTGTCGGAGACACCACGGATCATCACGAGTCCGATTCCGGAGATGAAGCCGGAGCCACGGCCAATACCGCAGGTCGAGCAACCCCCGTCGCCTCCGCTCGCCGAGTCCCCGGCAATCGCCGAACCGGAGGCCGTGGCACCCGAGGTTGAACCACCGGTCGAGTCGGTGACGCCGATCACGGCTGAGCCTGAGCCCCCGGCCGAGACCCCCGAAGCGGCCCCGGTTTCCACGGAGCCGTCCTCGGAGTCCGTCGAGTCCGAGGCAACGAGGCCACCGGCAGCCGCAAGCGAGCGGAGCGGCCCGGAATCCAGCGGTGCGGACCCGTTCTCACGGTTCAGCCTGCTCGAAGCGCAGCTGCGTCAGATGAGCCTCGACGAGAGCATCACCGATGACGAGCTCGAACGCCATCGGCGCCACACAAGGCTCGAGTCCGAATCCGGGACCGTGCCCGAGGCGCCGGCGAGCCTCAGTTTCACGCCGCCGGAGGCCGTCCAGGAGGACGTGCCCGAAATCGCCGGAGAGGTGGCACAAGAAGCCGAGGAAACACAGGAACCGGAGCTCAGCTTCACGCCCCCCGAAGCCGTCGATCAGGCTCCCGAAGCAGTTGAAGCTGAGCAGTCCACGCCTGCGGAGCCAGAGCCTGTCGTCGTCGCCGATGAACCAGCGCCTGCCGTGGAGCCGGAACCGGAAGCACCGATGCAAGAACCCGCTGCCGAGGTCGAGGATGCAGACGCCCGCGCAGCAGCGCTGTTGCAGCGCATTGAGGCCAAACGTGCCGAACTCAACGAGGAATTGGCTGCCCATGATGCGGCTGAGGAGCAGGCGTCCGCACCTGAGCCTGAAGCCGCGCCGTTCGTGCCGATGGTGGCGCCGTGGGCCGCCGTTCCGATGGTGGAGGAAGCTGCGACCATCGGGTCCGAAAGCGCCAAGTCCACCATCGGCTCCGACGAGTCCGCCGCGGCGGACACCCCGGAGCTCGGCGGATTTGAGCCTCTGGTCGATGAGGACATTGTGATCGCCGCGCCGCCCGTTGTGTACGACGATCTGCCCGACGCCGCCGTACTCGAGGACGAAGTGGTGCCGGAGCCCGAACTGCCTTCTGAGCCGGTGGCCCCGACGGCACACGCGGTCGATCCGGAGCCCGTCGGCGATATCGTCGATCCCACAGCCGAACCTCTGCAGGAGGTTCCGGCCGCCGACGTCCCGGAGCAGTCCGTGCCCGAGCCGGATGCGGCCTCTCTGCCGCAGGCTCCCGAGCCTCCGGCAGACGGGACGGTCCCGGAAGAGGCCGCGGAGGAAGACGAGGCGCATGATCAGCCGGAGCCGCCCGTGCCCTCGGCGTGGCAGGCCCCATCGGCGCCGGAGTCGACTCCCCAGACGCAGCCACCCGCTCAGCCGGCGTATTACGTGCCCCCGGCCGTCCCGCAACAACCTGCTCCGCCATCGCCGGAGCAACAGCGGCCCGCGGCGCAGGCGCCCGCGGGATGGAACCCGCGCCAGCCCTATCCGGGCCAGTGGTCGCAGGGCGCGCCGCAGGCTCCCCAACCCTATGGCGGGCAACAACTTCCGCCTCAGCCCCCGCCTCAGCCCACCAGCGTTCAGGGTCAGTGGCAGTGGGTGCCGCAGCAGGGGCCGCAACCATCCGGACAGCAGGAGCCGCCCGAGGGCTACACTCCGCAACTCCAGGGCGCCGCACCCCCTGCGAATTACCGTGCGCCGCAGGCATATCGGATGCCTCCTTCGCTCGATGAGGCCGAGGTGATCAACCGCGGTCGCTATGCGCCGCGATCCGGTTGGCGCAAAGCCGTGCACCGGTCCACGGGTGGCCGGGTCAATCCGGGTGACTCCCGTAAGGACCGTGAACAGGACCAGTTGCTGGCGAGCATTCGTCAG
The nucleotide sequence above comes from Mycobacteroides saopaulense. Encoded proteins:
- the dmpG gene encoding 4-hydroxy-2-oxovalerate aldolase; amino-acid sequence: MTTQLAPTDGIFFDAAWDVRVTDTSLRDGSHHKRHQFTADEVRAIVAALDGAGVPVIEVTHGDGLGGSSFNYGFSKTPEQELIKLAAETATNAKIAFLMLPGVGTKEDIIEAQGNGGSICRIATHCTEADVSIQHFGLARERGLETVGFLMMSHTISPEKLAKQARIMADAGCQCVYVVDSAGALVLDGVADRVAAVVAELGNDAQVGFHGHENLGLGVANSIEAVRAGAKQIDGSTRRFGAGAGNAPVEALIGVFDKIGVKTGIDFFDIADAAEEVVAPAMPTECLLDRNALIMGYSGVYSSFLKHAIRQGERYGVPAHQLLHRAGERKLIGGQEDQLIDIALEIQRENAEKK
- a CDS encoding AAA family ATPase, with the translated sequence MPKQDRGAPARPPWLPEEDEQRGFLRSLRRKKRNAGEDESNEDSLTHETERPSTPRVPAQESIAETSREEHAPDLTAEEKANGAKPVPDVSKYYTPPRPPEPVEEASPETDWSAIVQSPVSETPRIITSPIPEMKPEPRPIPQVEQPPSPPLAESPAIAEPEAVAPEVEPPVESVTPITAEPEPPAETPEAAPVSTEPSSESVESEATRPPAAASERSGPESSGADPFSRFSLLEAQLRQMSLDESITDDELERHRRHTRLESESGTVPEAPASLSFTPPEAVQEDVPEIAGEVAQEAEETQEPELSFTPPEAVDQAPEAVEAEQSTPAEPEPVVVADEPAPAVEPEPEAPMQEPAAEVEDADARAAALLQRIEAKRAELNEELAAHDAAEEQASAPEPEAAPFVPMVAPWAAVPMVEEAATIGSESAKSTIGSDESAAADTPELGGFEPLVDEDIVIAAPPVVYDDLPDAAVLEDEVVPEPELPSEPVAPTAHAVDPEPVGDIVDPTAEPLQEVPAADVPEQSVPEPDAASLPQAPEPPADGTVPEEAAEEDEAHDQPEPPVPSAWQAPSAPESTPQTQPPAQPAYYVPPAVPQQPAPPSPEQQRPAAQAPAGWNPRQPYPGQWSQGAPQAPQPYGGQQLPPQPPPQPTSVQGQWQWVPQQGPQPSGQQEPPEGYTPQLQGAAPPANYRAPQAYRMPPSLDEAEVINRGRYAPRSGWRKAVHRSTGGRVNPGDSRKDREQDQLLASIRQPILGDYRIAVLSIKGGVGKTTTTLGLGSAFATIRTDRIIAVDANPDRGTLAERVRDHSTQSTVRDLLNDQNIRSYADVRNHTRMATSRLEVLASEQDPAVSEAFGEVDYRNTIDILQRYYNIILTDCGTGIMHSAMAGVLDLAHTIVLVSSPAMDSARSASATLDWLMQHGHAGLVREAHVVLSASRPGSAGIKLDKVYEHFQARCRSIHMIPFDPHLAEGADVDFNLLNADTNAAYLKLAGAISESFPRLRMRGDEQQR